GTTGCATCATATTTTAAGTTATTATAATGTTCCTGAACACTTGCAGGAACTTCATCATGATTTTTTGCAAGGTCAAACAATTTATTTATCATTGCTATGTCGATTCCTGAACTGCATGGCTGGCAATGCCCACAGTAAGTGCATTGACCTTTAAAAGAGTGTTTAGGTGCATTTTTCAATACTTCAGAATAATCCTTCTCTGCTTCACCAGCTTCGCAATACCTTAATGACTCCATAAGCTCGTCTACAGTTTTGACGCCTACAAAAATGCTTGAAACCCCTTTTTGCTCTAAAGCGTAATGTATGCATTGAACAGGAGTTAATGCAACTCCAAATGGGGAAGTTTCATCAGACAATAAATTTCCCCCAGCGAAACCTTTCATTACTGTTAGCGCAGTGCCGTTCTTTTCACACAACTCATAGATTTCTGCTCTTTGGGGATTGATGGAGGACAAATCATTATCAAAAGCATCTTCCTTTCTATACTCCTCAATGTCATCCATCGCTCCAAACATGTCATAAGCGGGATTGATTGAAAACATCAGAAGTTCAATTTCAGGGTTTTCTGCAGCTAAAAGCCCAATATCAGGGTTATGTGTACTTAATCCAATGTGAGCTATTGTCCCCTCACTTTTCAGCTTTCGGACATAATCCATAAATGGGCCGTTCATGATTTCATCATAATCCTCCAGCTGGTCCACATAATGAATCATTCCAAAGTCTAAAGTATCAATCTGAAAGCGTTCCATGAAGTCTTCAAAAGCAGAGATCACCTTGTCCATTTCACGGGTCCTTACATACTGCTCATTTTGCCAAGTTGAACCGATATGTCCCTGAATAATCCAATTGTCACGATTATCTTTTATAGCTTTGCCCAAATGGGAGCGGACATCGGGCTCACTCATCCAGCAGTCAACAAAGTTAATCCCATTATCTTCACAAGCTCTAATTAGCTCTTCAGTGTCTTCATAAGGCCTTTCAACTAAAAATTCGGCCCCGAATGCAATTTCCGATACCTCAATTCCAGTATTTCCCAACTTCCTATATATCATTAGCCAACCTCAAATATAATATTTATAAAAACAATTACTAATATTTATACGAACAAATCTAAAGATAATGATAAAGGTGAAAAAATGAATATTGCAATTATCGGAGCAACCGGGAAATTCGGAAGATTATTTACAGCCAAATTACTTTCAAATCCAAACTACCAGCTAACATTAATATCAAAATCCGCAAGCAGCATCTATGAAGACAGCCACAGAGTAACTGCAAAAAGCATTGATGCCACAAATCAAAAAGACCTCGAAAAGGCTTTGGAAGGACATGATTTGGTATACTGTGCCGTTTCAGGCGTGGATCAGCCAGTCATTGCCAGAAATCTTGTGGAATTAAACGCTAAAAGATTGATTTATATGACCGTTGTCGGAATCTATAACGAATTGGCTGAAGGCAACGGCGACGAATATAATGTGGATAATGAAAAAGAGCAGATTCCAAACAGAAATGCTGTCGACATCATTGAAAAAAGTGACTTGGACTACACAATACTCAGATGCGGTTATCTAATCCATGGCGACGAAGACGAGTATGTACTAACTAAAAAAGGCGAAGCCCCAAAAGGGTATATCTCCACAATGGCATCTGTTGAAAAGATAGCCTTGGAGATTATCGAAGACAACAAAAAGTACTCACGTGAAAGCATTTCAATTACAAAAGATATGAGTTAAATGTATACGAAGGAATTCATTTTAGAGGAAGTCAATGCCATAAGAGATGAGATTGGCCATGAAAAAGTAAACATTTCAATAGAAAAGCTTTACTTTGAAAACAATGAATTATGGATTGTTACTGAAGACCGTCCTGATAAATCAGCCATTATAGGAAAAGGAGGATGGGTGGTTGGAAAGCTTAAAGAGAAATTGGGCCTTTCCAGCATCCATGTTGAATCCTATGGCGATTTTTTAAACAAGGAATATAAGCTCAAGCTATCTAAAAAAACAGTTGATAATCTTGATTTGGATTCAGTTGGTGTTAAAAACCTTAACAAAATAATTGAAGACAAATTGGATAGCATCTACAGTTTTAATTTTGAAAGCTATTTCAGTGAAAACAAATTTGAGGAATCTGAAAATATAGAGGCTGTCGTTGCTCTTTCAGGCGGTGTTGACAGTAGCTTTTCATTGATTTTAGCTAAAAAACTAGGTTTCAATCCAATAGCCATTACAATTGATCCGGGAACAATTATCTTGCCGAACCAGTTCAAGAGAAACATTAAATCATTGACAGAATCATTAGATGTCAACCACGAATACATCAAAACAGATTACTCGGACATCATAAATGAATCATTTACCGGGAAACTTCATCCCTGCGGAAGATGTTCCAAAAATACATCCGAACTTGCTAAGCAATATGCAAAAGAAAGAGAAATTCCAATAATTATCTTCGGTGATATGCTTGCAACCGGCAGCCAATGCATAAATCTGCAAGATGATTCATTATATCGTTTGAACCTTCCAGCAAGTTTAAGCGTTGGCAAACAAGAGATAAAATCCTTAATCAGAAACTATAATTTAAGCGAGTTTAAAGGATTCGGCTGTCCGCTGTTGTATGAAGTACACAGGAAATTCCCGCATATGAAGAAATTTTCAATACAGAGAATTCTAAGGGAAACCCGTTCAGGTGCACTTGAACCCGGCGAGGCACTGGATTTGATTTGGAGTTTTTATAAAACAGATTGAATCCAAAAATTTAAATAATTACTAATGAGAAGTAGATAATATGATGCACAAAATTTGTCCAAGATGCGGATCTAAAAATGTCAAATGGATTATTCCACAGAATTGGTCACAATGGGTATGTTACGATT
This genomic interval from Methanobrevibacter sp. contains the following:
- a CDS encoding aldo/keto reductase, coding for MIYRKLGNTGIEVSEIAFGAEFLVERPYEDTEELIRACEDNGINFVDCWMSEPDVRSHLGKAIKDNRDNWIIQGHIGSTWQNEQYVRTREMDKVISAFEDFMERFQIDTLDFGMIHYVDQLEDYDEIMNGPFMDYVRKLKSEGTIAHIGLSTHNPDIGLLAAENPEIELLMFSINPAYDMFGAMDDIEEYRKEDAFDNDLSSINPQRAEIYELCEKNGTALTVMKGFAGGNLLSDETSPFGVALTPVQCIHYALEQKGVSSIFVGVKTVDELMESLRYCEAGEAEKDYSEVLKNAPKHSFKGQCTYCGHCQPCSSGIDIAMINKLFDLAKNHDEVPASVQEHYNNLKYDATECIACGECELRCPFEVHIVDVMLDAQDLFGF
- a CDS encoding NAD(P)H-binding protein, which gives rise to MNIAIIGATGKFGRLFTAKLLSNPNYQLTLISKSASSIYEDSHRVTAKSIDATNQKDLEKALEGHDLVYCAVSGVDQPVIARNLVELNAKRLIYMTVVGIYNELAEGNGDEYNVDNEKEQIPNRNAVDIIEKSDLDYTILRCGYLIHGDEDEYVLTKKGEAPKGYISTMASVEKIALEIIEDNKKYSRESISITKDMS
- a CDS encoding 7-cyano-7-deazaguanine synthase; the protein is MYTKEFILEEVNAIRDEIGHEKVNISIEKLYFENNELWIVTEDRPDKSAIIGKGGWVVGKLKEKLGLSSIHVESYGDFLNKEYKLKLSKKTVDNLDLDSVGVKNLNKIIEDKLDSIYSFNFESYFSENKFEESENIEAVVALSGGVDSSFSLILAKKLGFNPIAITIDPGTIILPNQFKRNIKSLTESLDVNHEYIKTDYSDIINESFTGKLHPCGRCSKNTSELAKQYAKEREIPIIIFGDMLATGSQCINLQDDSLYRLNLPASLSVGKQEIKSLIRNYNLSEFKGFGCPLLYEVHRKFPHMKKFSIQRILRETRSGALEPGEALDLIWSFYKTD